The following proteins are co-located in the Micromonospora coriariae genome:
- a CDS encoding SigE family RNA polymerase sigma factor: MTTSGGRRAEADDEYTEYVRSRMVQWRRTAYLMCGDWDRGDDILQRVLTELYRSWSRMRQADHLDALVRTMLLRRLIDERRLRWSRVRLGTALPDVSTTATDPTDRITLVGALRQVPPRQRAVLVLRYFQDLSVDETARVMGCTTGTVKSQTAKGLATLRALLTPSLTGN, encoded by the coding sequence GTGACGACGAGCGGCGGACGGCGAGCCGAGGCCGACGACGAATACACCGAGTACGTGAGATCCCGGATGGTCCAGTGGCGGCGGACCGCGTACCTGATGTGCGGGGACTGGGACCGGGGCGACGACATCCTGCAACGGGTGCTCACCGAGCTGTACCGCTCCTGGAGCCGAATGCGGCAGGCCGACCACCTGGACGCGCTGGTCCGCACCATGCTGCTGCGACGGCTGATCGACGAACGGCGGTTGCGCTGGTCCCGGGTACGGCTCGGCACCGCACTGCCCGACGTGTCGACGACCGCCACCGACCCGACCGACCGGATCACCCTGGTCGGCGCGTTGCGCCAGGTACCCCCGCGTCAACGCGCGGTGCTGGTCCTGCGGTACTTCCAGGACCTCAGCGTCGACGAGACCGCGCGGGTCATGGGCTGCACGACCGGGACCGTCAAGAGTCAGACCGCCAAAGGTCTGGCCACCCTGCGCGCCCTGCTGACCCCCAGCCTGACCGGCAACTGA
- a CDS encoding helix-turn-helix domain-containing protein has product MSLLRRVIGGVLRRHRQRQGRTLRDLAQSAGVSVPYLSEVERGRKEASSEVLAAICRALGISLSDLLGEARDDMRRVEPRLPAAPRAMLTRLERVEVTRRDTGNATLLVGPRTGGLVLHRGPAESTSVLRVGALATSGGSHPGPRTAALSGGPQARAGARRLTAA; this is encoded by the coding sequence ATGTCGTTGCTGCGACGAGTGATTGGCGGTGTGCTGCGCCGCCACCGTCAGCGCCAGGGCCGCACGCTGCGCGACCTGGCCCAGTCGGCCGGCGTCTCCGTGCCCTACCTCTCCGAGGTGGAGCGGGGCCGCAAGGAAGCCTCCTCGGAGGTGCTCGCGGCGATCTGCCGGGCGCTCGGCATCAGCCTCTCCGACCTGCTCGGGGAGGCCCGTGACGACATGCGCCGGGTCGAGCCCCGCCTGCCGGCCGCGCCGCGGGCGATGCTGACCCGACTGGAGCGGGTCGAGGTGACCCGGCGCGACACCGGCAACGCGACCCTGCTGGTGGGCCCGCGTACCGGCGGGCTGGTCCTGCACCGGGGGCCAGCGGAGAGCACGTCGGTCCTGCGCGTCGGCGCGTTGGCCACCAGCGGTGGCTCCCACCCCGGTCCGCGTACCGCAGCTCTGTCGGGTGGCCCGCAGGCCCGGGCGGGTGCGCGGCGGCTGACCGCCGCGTAG
- a CDS encoding ClpP family protease gives MIDNGVRMLDGGQPSFGDQVFERLLRERIVFLGTEVTEESANQICAQILLLAAEDAERDIYLYINSPGGSVSAGMAVYDTMRYVRNDVATLALGFAGSMGQFLLCAGAAGKRYALPHSRVMMHQPSGGMGGTAADITIQAENMLHVKRTMQELIAQHSGRTLDEIQRDWDRDRWFTAEQALEYGLIDHVLTRAEQLPSV, from the coding sequence ATGATCGACAATGGTGTACGGATGCTGGACGGCGGGCAGCCGTCCTTCGGTGACCAGGTGTTCGAGCGGCTGCTGCGGGAGCGCATCGTCTTCCTCGGCACCGAGGTGACCGAGGAATCGGCCAACCAGATCTGCGCGCAGATCCTGCTGCTCGCCGCCGAGGACGCCGAGCGGGACATCTACCTCTACATCAACTCGCCGGGCGGCTCGGTGAGCGCCGGGATGGCCGTCTACGACACGATGCGCTACGTCCGCAACGATGTGGCCACGCTGGCACTGGGGTTCGCCGGTTCGATGGGGCAGTTCCTGCTGTGCGCCGGCGCGGCCGGCAAGCGGTACGCGCTGCCGCACTCGCGGGTGATGATGCACCAGCCATCCGGCGGGATGGGCGGCACCGCCGCGGACATCACCATCCAGGCGGAGAACATGCTGCACGTGAAGCGGACCATGCAGGAGCTGATTGCACAGCACAGTGGACGGACGCTGGACGAGATCCAGCGGGACTGGGACCGGGACCGCTGGTTCACGGCCGAACAGGCCCTGGAGTACGGCCTGATCGACCACGTGCTCACCAGGGCCGAGCAGCTACCGTCGGTCTGA